In Rutidosis leptorrhynchoides isolate AG116_Rl617_1_P2 chromosome 2, CSIRO_AGI_Rlap_v1, whole genome shotgun sequence, one genomic interval encodes:
- the LOC139893849 gene encoding uncharacterized protein isoform X1 — translation MLSNHLMGSIEIHNLTPLKPITVTTLTGSVHGGGYERRRWLSPTFVVVVLRFPSSSVVADNHHGLGERLGLYVHRRRRHYLRHSIFSCGIVQKLDLSKAKASVLTSYILLCGVVYLKG, via the exons ATGCTTAGCAACCATCTCATGGGTTCCATTGAAATCCACAACTTAACACCACTTAAACCCATTACCGTCACAACTCTCACCGGATCTGTCCATGGTGGCGGATATGAACGACGGCGATGGTTGTCACCGACATTCGTGGTGGTGGTGCTCAGATTCCCCTCATCATCAGTGGTGGCTGATAATCATCATGG ATTGGGGGAAAGATTAGGGTTGTATGTCCACCGCCGTCGTCGTCACTATCTCCGCCATTCCATTTTCAGTTGCGG GATTGTGCAAAAACTTGATCTTTCCAAGGCAAAAGCTTCAGTACTAACTTCG TATATTTTGCTGTGTGGGGTTGTGTATTTGAAAGGGTAA
- the LOC139893849 gene encoding uncharacterized protein isoform X2 → MIMSVPKLSVLVLLICGRFSSLMLMFYTWLRHIVLTGFRVCDNEYGVQSKKLTRLSKCFNHHNILIDRFYIRSSNILIDRFYILEVNEVVKANNFTDKVIILHGRDKR, encoded by the exons ATGATTATGAGCGTACCCAAACTGAGTGTGTTGGTTCTCCTAATCTGCGGCCGATTCAGTTCTCTGATGCTAATGTTTTACACTTGGCTTCGCCATATAGTGTTAACG GGGTTCCGGGTTTGTGACAATGAGTACGGAGTACAGTCGAAGAAGCTCACAAGGCTGTCCAAATGCTTCAATCATCAT AACATACTAATTGATCGCTTTTACATACGTTCCAGCAACATACTAATTGATCGCTTTTACATACTAGAG GTAAATGAAGTTGTCAaggccaacaacttcactgataaaGTCATCATTTTACATGGACGTGATAAGAGGTAA